One Torulaspora globosa chromosome 5, complete sequence DNA window includes the following coding sequences:
- the SMC6 gene encoding DNA repair protein SMC6 (ancestral locus Anc_4.237): MARKRSSSRLEVGDEEVDNDLRSLAAEQETAREQQRTRKRRYQYAPMTQVDETNARSQSATQDEIGEAIPSGYIKKISLRNFMCHENFQLELGPRLNFIVGSNGSGKSAILTAITIGLGAKASDTQRGSALRNLIREGTHQAKITLHLENGRHGSYNPEEFGREIIVQRTIKSDGTSTFSLQSETGHEISSKKKDVQAVMDYFSLPINNPMCFLSQDAARSFLTASTAHDKYVLFMKATLLQEVSESLEKAQEINHRAQINMAYHLRNLQDLKDEYEESKRLLQEFNKAADLNERKRLLQGKSLWIDVKQNTEANDRLKAQIKAQEERIRRYMDKIRSKKDRIERFMVDRDAQTGSIDIKVAELSDKAESHKQAERAMQAAESRYEAEREKQESLKTAMKECEAKVKSLDALISRTEQELRDEMGGDREQMRQEILKIEADNEELRSKLISIAEEEHRLKGNEKTLIDRRQADVNNKERSIHSKRNELQQITRENSDLLSNFDRQMPFLLKKIKERATEFKVIPVGPLGIHVTVKSGFENWSRAIQRQLSPWLSNFLVANQEDSRLLRQIIRSCDIRANISITNYSLGRTFRYRKAQTQYPSILDALEFSSTDIEFFFIDLAYVANIVLIKDRNEARQYLIQRPQDVRLALALRDRSSGYQIVGGRRIDTVTYHSRSLLKVKSSTNSDSTYVNDLIRQEMMELQGIKKRYDVELEHTRSVLRTLRNSYLKFEADLAKNDSTIEVLRRKTNKVVDTGSLESAINEKRKTQEIIASYEATAADLSAKIKMLEEEIKPLKFKFDETRNILKSAQEEVERLRCGVESRSAKIQKWKDDIEDMQREIEESQGLIQSKRENVNSLEKGIREQKANANEFCSQEQADNSDLPNNQQEIRRELDRLSRMILRAEREVGISQQQAVELFEKSRSKYREAQDKCLEINQTLDMIFKSIQARVLNFQSAQRTTCLDADLDFRASLRVRRLSGHLSFINTSKQLEIYILTPNDENARSVDNLSGGEKSFAQMALLLATWKPMRSRIIALDEFDVFMDQVNRKIGTSLILKKLKDSSRTQTIIITPQDIGRIADIENSGVTIHRMRDPERQNNSSS; this comes from the coding sequence ATGGCTAGGAAGAGGTCTTCCTCTAGGTTAGAAGTTGGAGACGAAGAGGTGGACAACGACCTACGGTCGTTGGCAGCTGAACAGGAAACGGCTAGAGAACAGCAGAGAACACGGAAACGAAGATATCAGTATGCTCCAATGACTCAGGTTGATGAAACTAATGCAAGATCGCAGTCTGCCACTCAGGACGAAATTGGGGAGGCGATACCATCAGGTTACATCAAGAAAATCTCTTTACGTAACTTCATGTGTCATGAGAACTTCCAATTGGAGCTCGGTCCCAGGCTGAATTTCATTGTAGGTAGCAATGGGAGTGGAAAAAGTGCGATTCTAACGGCTATAACGATCGGTCTGGGAGCGAAAGCCAGCGACACACAAAGAGGCTCCGCTCTCAGGAATCTGATAAGGGAAGGAACTCATCAAGCTAAGATAACTCTCCATCTTGAGAACGGCAGACATGGATCGTACAATCCGGAAGAGTTCGGCAGGGAAATTATTGTACAAAGGACGATCAAATCGGATGGCACCTCGACCTTCAGTTTGCAGTCAGAAACAGGTCATGAAATAAGCAGTAAGAAAAAAGACGTGCAAGCTGTAATGGATTACTTCTCGCTGCCGATCAACAATCCTATGTGCTTCCTATCTCAAGATGCAGCGAGATCGTTTCTCACTGCAAGTACGGCTCATGATAAGTATGTACTCTTCATGAAGGCCACATTGCTGCAAGAAGTCTCGGAGAGTTTGGAGAAAGCGCAGGAGATAAACCATCGTGCGCAAATAAATATGGCTTATCATTTGCGCAACTTACAGGATTTGAAGGACGAATACGAGGAATCAAAGAGGCTGTTGCAGGAGTTCAACAAAGCCGCAGATTTGAACGAACGGAAAAGACTTTTGCAAGGTAAATCATTGTGGATAGATGTGAAACAAAATACGGAAGCGAATGATAGACTGAAAGCTCAAATTAAAGCTCAGGAGGAGAGGATTCGACGATATATGGACAAAATAAGATCCAAGAAGGATAGGATAGAGAGATTTATGGTTGACAGAGATGCACAGACCGGCAGTATCGATATCAAAGTTGCAGAGCTATCTGACAAGGCCGAGAGCCATAAACAGGCAGAGCGAGCCATGCAAGCTGCTGAATCGAGGTATGAGGCTGAACGAGAGAAACAGGAATCCTTAAAAACAGCGATGAAAGAGTGTGAGGCTAAGGTAAAATCACTTGACGCCCTAATAAGTCGAACCGAGCAAGAGCTGCGGGACGAGATGGGGGGCGATCGGGAGCAGATGAGGCAGGAAATCCTTAAGATTGAGGCAGACAATGAGGAGTTGAGAAGCAAATTAATTTCTATTGCTGAAGAGGAGCATAGACTCAAGGGCAACGAGAAAACGCTCATCGACCGACGGCAGGCCGACGTAAAtaacaaagaaagaagcatTCACAGTAAAAGAAAtgaactgcagcagattACGAGAGAAAATTCTGATCTTTTAAGCAATTTTGATCGCCAAATGCCCTTTCTGCTAAAAAAGATTAAAGAAAGAGCAACGGAATTTAAGGTAATCCCGGTAGGTCCTCTTGGGATACACGTTACAGTGAAGTCAGGGTTCGAGAATTGGTCTCGCGCCATTCAGAGACAGCTTTCGCCATGGCTGAGCAACTTTTTAGTTGCCAACCAAGAAGACTCTCGGCTTTTGAGGCAGATCATACGATCTTGCGATATAAGAGCCAACATATCGATAACCAATTATTCGTTGGGTAGAACCTTTCGGTATAGAAAAGCCCAAACTCAATATCCTAGCATATTGGATGCTTTGGAATTCTCATCTACAGACATCGAGTTCTTTTTTATCGATTTGGCTTACGTCGCCAATATTGTTCTAATCAAAGACAGAAATGAGGCCCGTCAATATCTGATTCAGAGACCGCAAGACGTTCGACTGGCACTTGCGCTCAGGGATCGTTCTTCTGGCTATCAGATTGTTGGCGGAAGAAGAATTGACACAGTCACGTATCATAGTAGGTCTTTATTGAAGGTaaaatcttcaacaaatAGTGATTCCACGTATGTGAATGATTTAATTCGGCAAGAGATGATGGAACTGCAAGGTATCAAGAAAAGGTACGATGTTGAATTGGAACACACTCGATCGGTGCTGCGTACATTGAGGAACAGCTATCTTAAATTTGAGGCAGACCTTGCAAAAAACGATTCGACCATCGAAGTGTTGAGGAGAAAGACGAATAAAGTCGTTGATACGGGATCGCTGGAATCCGCTATCAATGAGAAGCGAAAGACGCAGGAAATCATTGCAAGTTACGAGGCAACTGCCGCGGACCTCTCTGCTAAGATTAAAATGcttgaggaagagattaaGCCTTTGAAATTTAAATTCGATGAGACTAGAAACATTCTGAAATCGGCGCAAGAGGAAGTTGAACGTCTCAGATGTGGGGTCGAAAGCAGAAGTGCCAAAATTCAGAAATGGAAAGATGACATCGAAGATATGCAGCGAGAGATAGAAGAATCCCAAGGCCTCATACAGAGTAAAAGAGAAAACGTTAATTCCTTGGAAAAGGGTATTAGAGAGCAGAAAGCCAATGCTAATGAATTCTGCTCACAAGAACAAGCTGACAATTCAGATCTGCCTAACAATCAACAGGAAATAAGACGCGAATTGGATAGGCTATCCAGAATGATACTCAGGGCAGAAAGAGAAGTTGGAATATCCCAGCAGCAAGCTGTTGAGTTATTCGAGAAGAGCAGATCCAAATATAGAGAAGCTCAGGACAAGTGCCTCGAAATCAACCAGACCCTTGAtatgatcttcaaatccatACAAGCCCGCGTTCTGAACTTTCAGTCGGCTCAAAGAACTACATGTCTGGACGCAGATTTGGACTTCCGAGCGTCGTTGAGGGTCAGAAGGCTATCGGGACATCTGTCTTTCATCAACACATCAAAACAGCTTGAAATATATATCCTAACGCCCAATGACGAAAATGCTAGAAGTGTCGATAATTTATCAGGAGGCGAAAAATCCTTTGCCCAAATGGCATTACTATTGGCTACGTGGAAACCAATGCGTTCCAGAATCATTGCCttggatgagtttgatGTGTTCATGGATCAGGTAAATAGGAAAATTGGTACAAGCttaattttgaagaagttgaaggacAGTTCCAGAACGCAAACGATTATCATAACACCACAAGATATAGGAAGAATTGCTGACATCGAGAACAGCGGTGTTACTATCCACCGAATGCGAGATCCTGAACGACAAAATAATTCGTCCTCCTAA
- the USO1 gene encoding Uso1p (ancestral locus Anc_4.238), producing the protein MELIQGLIQPPKVQSVDETIPTLSDRAESATLIGDRRSAVLGLKAFSRDYREAVIASGLKPLLNTLKRDFEDESTLKAILETLLILFIRGDGNTDLTRSWISQQSRLQNGKYPSPLLMKQEMQQVDQFSLWIADAITQSDEIVHLILELLETENFHIRLYAIQLLEAVVATRPLRSRNAINSLPTGISTLVSLLDDAHDVVRDEAVLLLMAVVNDSPHVQKLVAFENIFDRLFSIIDEEGGLRGSLVVSDCLSLINNILKFNTSNQSLFLETGNLPRLARILDEPLSEEDFLWNDQRIINIKTAMDIVSLTVEPGSTATRNNQTRLLEANILMIVLRLAFYDGTPKRVRPIALLTAACIISGNEVSQREFGKIDVPFFDPASPTSSSAEEATLVPVVRLLVHWVLFTNSVQVFQIRVASLELIKAYLYDNLAIQEKFLSQQIGAYGEVSNGQEKDDHLNANLLEAILDYDPDLKLNPFKVFFAADLFMFLFQTDNKASDKMRELMLHVKTGTEVDGVEALSSVQALSELLLASLSSEDIRIPISYVTLLIFWLYGDQKAVDQFLSQRSIVQSLSSFCYQLQDDDATIKCLVTMLLGVSYEFSSQASSFARKDYYEYLTKTLGQDNYLSRINQFKEKSLLNEEQSTGTVLTAAIDETGLPQVYFSPIFIHFFAANSYRIKTALLHKPEEEPLLKLSFELFEELQNECSAVKKRISSLEEASRAKIDQLTIEYNELEKAYDLCKEQRTAADEKYSFLTQKSDRMEKDLAEAVSTINYLKEQESRLTNWKEEKIKEIKDKESKLNELKEKSSLLEKDLKNIRTEKEKAENGINKMNRELLKLTKENEKLQKTIDELDKAKNKASKDLEGKQRDLEDMKRQYQILQEQNQKSLVEINEWEGKYRAHDQLVSKLTEKLRSVAESFQETQKERDDLLITVESLQAKHDQSLAKCNEELSALSSKHSDLIHSQEQNVLQLEQLRRKVKELEDEKKSNSLSLADRESNITKLNQELQSLTNQKQLLEKTNDELKESIAENESSNKETNGVLARLQKDLQLSEEKVTILESKKQAAENLVQTHQHELEEALKSLKALQDECKYKAETVTSLENEIKNKQTTHALDIEKYKSELETLRKEGAKISSLVSDLKKTVAGAKQEYAKLEHELQRTKQDQKNQQEKSCKEIAQLNTIIENLKKEAEELRAKLKQTKEQKDILDKDLRATKEHESSLVTEVVSIKAIMEEKNAALEELEKAQSDALAGMQQPKQNAKRMTKKSGSEVQDQQAALQKTTEGVETKGNICEEGSNSVTEKYSQEISALESKIDKVEREYENAKTQLELYQSNFAQLKSESEKSLKERQDKIQTLGHENANLREKAEKTDQECRKLKEATGKERAELKAKLHALERTIDERTEDNKVLQDDLEKMKGEITKGLDSKVEALKKDRFTLEQKVKKLTADNLEKVQSLQSQLDTLSKDNNGMKAELDGFLNLLTENATIENGNIDLKERLKRLKDKVAAGEQISVKHKNVIAEHENQINSLTDRNASLSAELTSKESELSQLKLLLETKSKEADDLQETKLSEMQELREQLVALKNQNEELLNKSKNNNEIDDLMLLVTDLDERNARYRELLKNNGIDLPSDIDEDEDEDEEEEEDEEGGEDSSDSQGGDDK; encoded by the coding sequence ATGGAACTGATTCAGGGTTTGATCCAGCCGCCGAAAGTACAATCAGTAGATGAGACGATACCGACGCTAAGTGATCGAGCAGAGAGTGCAACGCTGATCGGCGACAGAAGATCTGCCGTGTTGGGCCTTAAAGCATTCAGTCGCGATTATAGGGAAGCTGTGATTGCATCTGGGTTGAAACCGCTATTGAACACTCTAAAACGCGACTTCGAGGATGAATCTACGCTGAAGGCGATTTTGGAAACCCTCTTGATCCTTTTCATCAGAGGAGATGGCAACACTGATCTGACACGTAGCTGGATTTCGCAGCAATCGCGTCTGCAAAATGGAAAGTATCCATCGCCGCTTCTGATGAAGCAGGAAATGCAACAGGTGGACCAGTTTTCTCTGTGGATCGCAGACGCGATCACGCAATCGGATGAGATCGTTCATCTGATCCTGGAGCTCTTAGAGACGGAGAATTTCCATATCAGACTGTATGCGATACAGTTACTGGAGGCAGTTGTGGCGACTAGACCGTTGAGATCGCGCAATGCTATCAACTCGCTGCCTACGGGGATCTCGACGCTCGTTTCGCTGCTGGACGACGCACATGACGTGGTCAGAGATGAAGCCGTGTTGCTACTGATGGCTGTCGTCAACGACTCACCTCATGTCCAGAAGTTGGTGGCTTTTGAGAACATCTTTGACAGGTTATTTTCCATTATAGACGAGGAAGGCGGATTGCGTGGGTCGTTGGTGGTTAGCGACTGTCTGTCGCTTATCAACAACATTTTGAAGTTTAACACGTCTAATCAGAGCCTGTTTCTTGAAACAGGTAACTTACCCAGGCTGGCGCGTATTCTGGATGAACCCTTGTCGGAGGAAGATTTCTTGTGGAATGATCAGAGAATCATCAATATTAAAACGGCTATGGATATTGTAAGTTTAACAGTGGAACCTGGTAGCACCGCTACCAGAAACAACCAGACTCGTCTTCTAGAAGCAAACATTCTGATGATCGTACTGCGTTTAGCGTTTTATGACGGAACACCAAAGAGGGTGAGACCCATCGCATTGCTCACGGCAGCATGTATCATTAGTGGCAATGAAGTCagccaaagagaatttGGTAAGATTGATGTTCCATTTTTTGATCCTGCTTCTCCAACCTCATCATCAGCTGAAGAGGCTACGCTTGTTCCAGTCGTCAGACTGCTGGTTCATTGGGTTCTTTTCACAAACTCCGTGCAAGTGTTCCAAATAAGAGTAGCATCACTGGAGTTGATAAAGGCGTATCTATATGATAACCTCGCTATTCAGGAGAAGTTCCTATCTCAGCAGATTGGAGCCTATGGTGAAGTAAGCAATGGCCAAGAAAAAGATGATCACCTTAATGCTAACTTACTCGAAGCAATTTTAGACTATGACCCAGATCTCAAACTTAATCctttcaaagtcttcttcgCGGCTGATCTCTTCatgtttcttttccagacTGACAACAAGGCCAGCGACAAAATGAGGGAGCTAATGCTTCACGTTAAAACTGGGACTGAAGTTGATGGTGTAGAGGCTTTGAGCTCTGTTCAAGCTTTAAGCGAGCTTTTATTAGCTTCTTTATCATCGGAGGACATCCGCATACCTATATCATACGTCACTTTGCTGATATTCTGGCTTTACGGTGACCAAAAAGCTGTAGATCAGTTTCTTTCCCAGAGATCAATTGTTCAATCACTTTCTTCGTTTTGCTACCAGCTTCAAGACGACGATGCTACGATCAAGTGCTTGGTGACAATGCTTCTTGGTGTTTCATACGAGTTTTCCTCGCAGGCATCTTCATTCGCAAGGAAGGACTACTACGAGTACCTGACGAAGACTTTAGGCCAAGACAATTACCTATCGAGGATTAATCagttcaaagaaaaatcgCTATTAAATGAGGAGCAGAGCACAGGAACTGTTCTCACGGCAGCAATTGACGAGACTGGCTTACCCCAGGTTTACTTCAGTCCCATTTTTATACACTTCTTTGCTGCTAACAGCTACCGAATCAAGACCGCTTTGTTACATAAGCCAGAGGAAGAGCCTTTACTCAAGTTATCTTTCGAGctatttgaagaattgcaGAATGAGTGTTCGGcagtgaagaagagaatttCCTCTCTAGAGGAGGCCAGCAGGGCTAAGATTGATCAGCTAACGATTGAATATAATGAGCTTGAGAAAGCTTATGATTTGTgcaaagagcaaagaaCAGCGGCTGATGAAAAGTATTCATTTTTGACCCAGAAATCTGACAGGATGGAAAAAGATCTTGCAGAGGCTGTTAGTACCATTAATTATCTGAAAGAGCAGGAAAGCAGGCTCACGAATtggaaggaagaaaaaataAAGGAAATCAAGGATAAAGAATCGAAGCTCAATGAACTTAAGGAAAAATCATCGCTGCTTGaaaaagacttgaagaacatcagaACTGAAAAGGAAAAAGCTGAAAATGGAATCAATAAAATGAACCGCGAGCTTCTGAAACTTACCAAAGAAAACGAAAAGCTACAGAAGACAATCGATGAACTCGATAAGGCAAAAAACAAAGCGTCAAAAGATCTAGAAGGAAAGCAGAGAGATCTAGAGGACATGAAAAGACAGTACCAAATTTTACAAGAACAAAATCAAAAATCGCTGGTGGAGATTAACGAATGGGAAGGTAAGTATCGCGCTCATGACCAACTAGTATCAAAGCTGACTGAAAAACTAAGATCAGTAGCAGAGAGCTTTCAGGAAACCCAAAAAGAGCGGGATGACCTTCTCATTACGGTCGAGTCATTACAGGCGAAACACGATCAATCTTTGGCCAAATGCAACGAGGAACTTAGCGCATTATCAAGCAAGCATTCTGATTTGATACATAGTCAAGAGCAAAATGTTTTGcagcttgagcagctgAGGCGAAAGGTTaaagagctggaggatGAAAAAAAGTCTAACTCTCTTTCCTTGGCTGACCGAGAGTCCAACATAACTAAACTGAATCAAGAGCTACAGAGCTTAACCAATCAGAAACAGCTCTTGGAAAAGACTAACGATgagttgaaagaaagcattGCGGAAAACGAGTCTTCTAACAAAGAAACTAATGGAGTGCTGGCGAGGCTCCAAAAAGATTTGCAGTTATCTGAGGAAAAGGTAACGATTTTAGAAAGCAAAAaacaagcagcagaaaatcTTGTTCAAACCCATCAACATGAATTGGAAGAAGCCTTGAAATCTTTAAAGGCGCTGCAAGATGAATGTAAATATAAGGCTGAGACTGTCACTTCATTGGAAAACGAAATTAAGAACAAGCAAACAACCCATGCTCTAgatattgaaaaatacAAAAGTGAGCTCGAAACCCTCAGGAAGGAAGGagcaaagatatcttctcTTGTTAGtgatctgaagaaaacagTTGCCGGTGCAAAACAAGAATATGCCAAATTGGAGCATGAACTACAGAGAACAAAGCAAGATCAGAAGAACCAGCAAGAAAAATCGTGCAAAGAAATAGCTCAGTTGAATACTATCATCGAAAATCTAAAGAAGGAAGCCGAAGAGCTGCGAGCTAAATTGAAGCAAACCAAAGAACAAAAGGATATCCTTGACAAGGATCTAAGAGCAACAAAAGAACACGAAAGTAGTCTGGTCACTGAAGTGGTTTCGATCAAGGCAATCATGGAGGAAAAGAATGCTGCTTTGGaggagcttgaaaaagCCCAAAGTGATGCTCTCGCTGGAATGCAGCAGCCAAAGCAAAATGCGAAAAGAATGACGAAAAAATCCGGTTCAGAGGTTCAGGATCAGCAAGCTGCGCTCCAAAAAACGACCGAAGGTGTTGAGACCAAAGGAAACATTTGTGAAGAGGGCTCCAATTCAGTTACAGAAAAATACTCACAAGAGATAAGCGCCTTAGAGAGCAAGATCGATAAAGTTGAGCGAGAATACGAAAACGCCAAAACTCAACTTGAACTGTATCAAAGCAATTTCGCACAACTGAAATCTGAATCAGAAAAGTCTCTTAAAGAGAGACAGGACAAAATTCAGACGCTAGGCCATGAGAATGCTAATTTGAGagagaaagctgaaaaaACTGATCAAGAGTGCCGAAAACTGAAAGAAGCAACTGGAAAGGAGAGAGCAGAACTGAAAGCCAAGCTCCATGCACTAGAACGCACTATCGATGAAAGGACAGAAGACAACAAAGTTTTGCAGGATGActtggaaaagatgaaaggCGAAATCACAAAGGGGCTTGATTCAAAGGTggaagctttgaaaaaggaTCGATTTACCCTAGAGCAAAAGGtgaaaaaattgacagCTGATAATCTAGAGAAGGTTCAGAGCTTGCAATCCCAGCTTGATACACTATCAAAAGACAACAACGGAATGAAAGCGGAGTTGGACGGGTTCTTAAATTTGTTGACAGAAAATGCAACCATCGAGAACGGAAATATCGATCTGAAGGAGCGATTGAAACGATTGAAGGATAAAGTGGCGGCCGGTGAACAGATTTCAGTCAAGCATAAGAATGTCATCGCTGAACATGAGAACCAAATAAATTCGCTGACCGACAGAAATGCATCATTGAGCGCTGAATTAACATCAAAAGAAAGCGAATTGTCGCAACTTAAACTGTTACTTGAGACCAAGAGCAAAGAAGCGGATGATTTGCAAGAAACCAAGCTCTCCGAGATGCAAGAACTAAGAGAGCAGCTGGTTGCTCTGAAGAATCAGAATGAAGAGCTACTTAATAAGAGCAAAAACAACAACGAGATCGACGATCTAATGCTTTTGGTTACAGATCTGGACGAGCGAAACGCCCGATACCGtgagctgttgaaaaacAATGGAATCGACTTGCCAAgtgatattgatgaagatgaagatgaagatgaagaagaagaggaagatgaagaaggaggtGAGGATAGTAGTGATAGTCAAGGCGGTGATGATAAATAA
- the RAD59 gene encoding Rad59p (ancestral locus Anc_4.239), which translates to MSSYHSKPIGYSSTVFSAGPNIDLKELEIQEDWCGRPASSWAVRRIGLLQAKVEQFSYKIYHSSRYGKHHLSRLIPGYVLRQMANEAFGFDGWKMQVLHVEAHEKQSSSAGASVGDEGFKCSVLAEAEVEISLEDGTNTRAGGFGCATLSSKGESYAKAKKEAVNDAFKKALLSFEKIILEHGIKVENNYYVGGVYASDMEKHVQVDNVHQ; encoded by the coding sequence ATGAGTTCGTATCATTCAAAGCCTATCGGCTACAGTAGCACGGTCTTCAGCGCCGGCCCCAATATCGATTTGAAGGAGCTTGAGATCCAGGAGGACTGGTGCGGCAGACCTGCTAGTTCTTGGGCTGTTCGGAGGATTGGGTTGTTGCAGGCCAAAGTTGAACAGTTCAGTTACAAGATTTACCATAGTTCGAGATATGGGAAGCACCACTTGTCGAGGCTGATACCGGGGTACGTGCTCCGACAGATGGCGAACGAAGCGTTTGGATTTGATGGGTGGAAGATGCAGGTTTTACATGTGGAGGCCCATGAGAAGCAGAGTTCGTCTGCTGGGGCGTCAGTTGGTGATGAGGGATTCAAGTGCAGCGTTTTGGCAGAGGCCGAGGTGGAAATCTCGTTGGAAGATGGCACCAACACTCGAGCTGGTGGATTTGGGTGTGCGACTCTATCGAGCAAGGGAGAAAGCTACGCCAAGGCTAAGAAAGAAGCTGTGAATGATGCGTTCAAGAAAGCGCTACTAAGCTTCGAAAAGATTATCTTGGAACATGGGATTAAGGTTGAAAATAATTACTATGTGGGAGGCGTCTACGCCTCAGATATGGAAAAACACGTACAAGTAGATAACGTCCATCAATGA